The genomic stretch AATTTTAAAATGACAACGAATTACTTGTAATCAACTTTAAATGTAGCGTATGAAGTTACTGATCCAGCAGTTGCCTTTCCAGTTGAGAAGTAACGTGCGATATAGCCATATTTTTGATCTACATCATCCTTAACGACTTCACGGTAATGATCTTTAGTTTGTTCATTCAATTTAATCGCCGTACCATCCGCCAATTCAATTTGAATGTTGACATTTTTAGCAGCACTAGCACCTGTTGACGTATTGATTAAGGTGCCTGAATTTGCAGAATCCACGTTAGTTTGGTCAAACAATACACCCGCTGTCATGCCCGCTGTACAGCCTGAAAGTACCAAATCAAACTTCTCATTTTCTTTTGAAGCGATACCAGCTGTCATTAATGCTGAAGCACGTACTGGTGGTAATATCACTTTTTTGTCTTTACTAGTTGTTGCAATAGTACAAGTTTGTGAATAAACGCTACCAGAAAAATCAACTTGACCAGTTGTTTCTGCAGCATGAGCTGCACCAGTGCAAAGGATTGCAGCAATTAGAGATAATGATGTTTTTAAAGTATTCATGTTAAAGCTCACTAGTATGAAAAATTTAAATCGATTAATTAAAAAGTAACTCAGCTATTTAAAAATAAATATATAAGCGACTCCCCCAAATAGAACTAGAGATTAGTCCTAATCGACCTAGTGATCATTTAATGGTTTTTTATGTTTTATTCATATCACTAGAATTGGGTATATCATTTTTTTAGTTGCCTAAAGGTTAGAAAAAACCACATATAACCATAATCAGGGATTGACTTAAATTAAAAAATTAAATTAAAAATAAAAATAACTTTAATAAAAATTAAATTAACAGACTCATTAAAACAATTTAATAAATATTTTCATTATAAAAATTATCTTATTTCAGTATATTTCAATTGTAATCAATTAGTAATAATATGATTATTAAAAGTAACCAAAGCCATGCATTAAAATGCATTCAGCGTTTTTTCATTCTATTTTTTCTACCCAAAATAAGATTATTCCAAGCGCTATCATCTCGTGTTATGACAAGAAATTTCATACAGAAAATCTCTATTTTTAACACGCAAAAGTTTCAACTGTTGTTTTTATAAAGTGCGCTAAACGATAGTATTCGCATTTCACCCTGCCACTATTTGATCAAAAAACAACCTATAAAATTCACAGTTAATATCACTATTAATGCAAGTAATGTGACTTAACCTGCAAAATTGCAAAATAACTTAATTTGATCGAGGTAATAGAAATAGGCAAAATAAAATTATATTTTGTTACATATATTTTGATTTATTTTTTAAATTGGGTAAATTTTATAACTTTTTTTTAGAAAATATTGTGTTGCTTCTCTTTTGCCACAAAATTCGCGTAGCAAAAGAGACATTTTAAAGCCACATCTCTCGAATTAAACCAGTCTATTGCCAGTTTTTTAACTTTGAGGTCTGTCCAATCCCCACATTAAACTGATTACTTGGGTCGAGCAGCTGATAATGTTTTTGCAGCGCAGGCTTGGCAATATATAAATGTCCAACATTGTGTTCAGCCGGATATTCCGCCCCACGATCATCCAGTAAATGCCACATTTGATGTTCCATCGCGATTGGATCCACGCCTTTTCTGACAATATAATCCTGATGGAACACATGGCAGAGAAAATGCCCATAATAGAGTTTATGCAGTATTTTTTGATCCATCTCAGTCGGTAATGTTTCCACCCACTGACGGTCATTACGCCGTAGCGCAATATCGAGTGCCACAATATCTTCGACTTCGCTGCGATGGGTATCGCGATAACGAATCGCAGCACCTGCCACGGCAAAGCGATGTAAAAAGGCCTTACGCCCTTCATCGGCATCACATAAGAAATAATCACCCATTGCTGTCTGGCTATCGGCTACTGCAGATGCAGTCTGACTAAAATAGCCTTTTAAGAAAGCTTCAACTTGTGCAACGTCTTGGTTTTCAATACGTAAGACCAAATGATGTTCATAGCGATCACGAAAGGCATTCATACGCTTGGGCAAATGCGAAGGCAGCAGTCCAGTGACCAATTGCAAGCACTTGTCTGATAGACCTTTCATACCCCACTTTTCTAAATAACCATCGACTTTATCTTTCATGGCAAAAGCTGCTGGCACCTTGGCGGTACCAAACTTTTCAATAAACATGAAGGTGTCTTTGCCGTATTTGGCACCAATGTCATAGGCGACACGATGAATATATTCACCCGCGATTGGCAGGCGCGGTAATTCGGTCAATAAAAAGCGACGAATTTCCGTTAAATCTTCTTGCGAATTGGTGCCGACATAAAACACCTGACTCGGAATTTTAACAAAGGTATCTAGACGCACCGCAAATACACAAACTTTTCCAGCTGAACCCGAAGCTTCAAATAAACGGGTTGGATCTGCATTAAAACGTGCTGGGGTATCTGCATCAACTTGGGTTACATCATGGGCATAACGCTGATCTGAGGCACAGCATTGATCATCACTGTGAATATCGCTGGGTTGATAATGCTGCTGTTCAAGGTTTTTTAGAATTTCTTCTGGGCTATTGCCCAAGTCGATGCCCAAATGGTTGACCAACTGCAACTCACCCGCCGCATTGACCTGCGCATAGAGTGCTAACTCGGTATAAGCCGGACCACGACGTACCAAAGCCCCACCCGAGTTGTTACAGACTCCCCCCAACACCGAAGCACCAATACAAGATGAACCAATCACTGAATGCGGTTCGCGGTCAAAACCTGCCAATTCTCGTTCGAGTTTATCCAGGGTTGCACCTGGTAAACAAATCACTTGCTTGCCCGATTGAATGACCTGTATACCCACCAAACGACGAGTACTTAACAGCACCACGGGACGATCATAATCCCCAAAAGGCGTAGATCCCCCAGTGAGGCCCGTATTGGCGGCCTGCATAATCACAATACAATCTGCATTTACAGCCGCTTGTAACACTTGCCATTGCTCAAGCAAACTCCCTGGACTCACCACAGCCAACACTTTGCCTTCACCAAAACGACGACCTTGACGATATAAACGCGTGTCTTTGTCTTGGGTTAACAAATGTTGCGCCCCCACTATTTTGGCCAACTGCGCCAAAACATTTTTTTCTATACTGCGCTGCGCATCAGATTTTGCTTGAGCTTGCATGCTTATTTACTCCTAAGGACTTTACTGCTAACCGCGTAGTTCGTGATCAAGTTTGACCAAACAGTCTGAAGTAATCTCTTGAATGCTTTTCGCCCCTGTTAAAGTCATGGCAACCCGCATTTCTTTTTCAAATAAATCTAATAAATTACTCACCCCTGCACCACCGGCTGCGCCAAGTGCATAAATAAAAGCACGACCGAGCATACACAGATCAGCGCCCATCGCCAGCATACGCACCACATCGAGGCCATTGCGAATACCCGAATCGACCAAGATTTTAATGTCACCTTTGACTGCATCAGCAATCGGTGGCAAAGCACGTGCGGTTGATAGCACGCCATCTAACTGACGACCACCATGATTGGACACCACGATGCCATCTGCACCAAAACGTACTGCATCTTTGGCATCTTCAGGATCTAAAATCCCTTTAATGATCATTGGGCCATCCCAAAAATCACGAATCCACTCAAGGTCTTTCCATGAAATCGATGGATCAAAGTTATTGCCTAACCAGCCAATATAATCTTCAAGACCAGTGGGTTTGCCTAAATATTTTGAAATGTTGCCCAGATCATGCGGACGACCCATTAAGCCCACATCCCAAGCCCATTGTGGATGCATGCACGATTGTAAATAACGGCGCATGGCTGCGTTTGGCCCACTCATCCCCGAATGTGCATCACGATAACGTGCGCCTGGCACTGGCATATCGACCGTGAAGACCAAGGTTGAACAACCCGCGGCTTTGGCACGTTCCAGTGCATTCAACATAAAACCGCGATCGCGCAGCACATAGAGTTGAAACCACATTGGCCGTTGAATCGCGGGAGTCACTTCTTCAATCGGACACACTGAAACAGTCGACAAAGTAAATGGAATACCCTTTTTGTCTGCAGCAACAGCAGCTTGTACTTCACCACGACGGGCATACATGCCCGTTAAGCCCACTGGTGATAGCGCCAATGGCATCGACAGTTTTTCATTAAAAATTTCAGTTTCTAAACTGAGTTCAGACATGTCATTTAACACACGTTGCCGTAGTGCAATTTTAGATAAATCTTCAACATTATGTTTTAGCGTATGTTCTGCATAAGCCCCACCATCAATATAATGAAATAAGAATGGCGGTAAACGGCGTCTAGCAGCTTCACGGTAATCTTGCGCTGAGGAAATAATCATGGCGTTATCCTTTTTAATCGACTCGCACGCTGATGACGCGCTTCTTCTTCATCAATGGAGCGTACTTGTTGAACGACAAATTCAATATGTCCACAGACCGCACTGCGCGCAGCATCTGGATCTTGACGTTCGATGGCATCCATTACTTTAAAATGTTGATCATGTAACTGATCAAAACGATGGGTTTCGGAATAGACTTTGCGTCGTCCCAACACCACGTTGTATTGCAATAAATCAAATAAACCGCGCATCACCTGAATCAACACCAGATTATGCGAAGCTTCAGCAATGGCTAAATGAAAATGCGCATCGGCCAATGAAGCCTGATCCGCATCTCCAAGCGCTTGAAAATGGGAGACTTGATCATAATAGTGGCGAATCTTAATCCGATCTTCTGGTGTAGAGCGCTGCGCAGCATACCAAGCTGTGCCGCCCTCTAAGATCATGCGTGCCTCTTGTACATCAAAGCGATAGGTTGGATCTTCATCAATCAAATCACTTAGCGGCTGTACAATTTTCAATTGTGACCAATTGCTTGGAAGTTGCTGTAAATAGGTACCTGCCCCAACTTTACTGACCAACATGCCCAAGCTAATCAATTGTTGTAATGCTTCACGTAAAGACGAACGCGAGACGCCGAGTTGTTCACACAACTTACGTTCTGCTGGCAAACGATCACCAACTTGCATGTTGTTTTGTTCAATCAACAAACGTAAGTGTTGAACCACTTTATCGGAGACTTTCATTGGGCTTTCCTTGAGCTTTACTTGGTTTTTTGTGCTATGGAATCATCCATGGGAACACATAGGCTTGTAAGGTGATCATGATACCAATCATCACTGTAAAGGTAATACTATGTTTCACCGTAAACCTAAATAAATCAGATTCTTTACCAACCAAACCTACGGCAGCACAGGCAATCGCAATCGACTGTGGCGAGATCATTTTACCAGTCACGCCCCCACTGGTATTGGCTGCAACCAGCAGCACTTCTGGTACGCCAATTTGCTGTGCCGTGGTGGCTTGTAAAGCTGAAAATAAGGCATTTGCTGAGGTATCAGAACCTGTAAGAAACACCCCCAACCATCCCAAGAACGGTGAGAAGAAAGTAAAGGCTTTACCGGTATGCGCCAATGCCAATGCCAAAGTTGCAGACAAGCCTGAATAGTTGGCAATAAAAGCAAATGACAACACCATCCCAATTGAATAGATCGGGGTTTTTAACTCTTTCACGGTTTCAAAGAACGTCGAAACAGCTTCGCGTGGTTTCATTTTCAAATAAATGATGCTGATAATCGCTGCGATAAAAATCGCTGTGCCTGTGGCCGAGAACCAATCAAATTTAAAAACGGCATCGTAGTCTTTCATTTCAGCGACGACGGGCGGCATTTTCTGTACCAATTGATGCAAAAATGGCACTTTGATTGAGATCACTAAATCTTCTAAAGCACCACCTTTGGCAAATAATGCTTTAAACGGCTGCACGCTCCAAATCGTCACCATCGCTGTTAAAATTGCAAATGGCGACCACGCTTTGGCAATTTGCCAGATCGTATACTGTTGTTTTTGGCTGTTTAATACTTCAGCTGCTGCTGCATCATTTTCAGCCGTTTTTTCCAGCTCAAAGCGGAAAATATGCTTTGGTTTCCAAAATTTAAGTAACAGTGTCAAACTCACCAAAGAGGCAATTGCTGCTGTAATATCGGGTAATTCAGGACCGACAAAGTTCGAGGTTAAGTACTGCGCCAAGGAAAATGAAAGACTGGCAACAATCACAGCAGGCCAAGTTTCTTTCACCCCACGCCAGCCATCCATGATTGCCATAATCCAAAACAGCACGATCGGTACCATAAACGGTAATTGACGACCGACCATCTGGCTGATTTCCATCGTGTCTACGCCAGACACCTGA from Acinetobacter pullicarnis encodes the following:
- the lldD gene encoding FMN-dependent L-lactate dehydrogenase LldD, translating into MIISSAQDYREAARRRLPPFLFHYIDGGAYAEHTLKHNVEDLSKIALRQRVLNDMSELSLETEIFNEKLSMPLALSPVGLTGMYARRGEVQAAVAADKKGIPFTLSTVSVCPIEEVTPAIQRPMWFQLYVLRDRGFMLNALERAKAAGCSTLVFTVDMPVPGARYRDAHSGMSGPNAAMRRYLQSCMHPQWAWDVGLMGRPHDLGNISKYLGKPTGLEDYIGWLGNNFDPSISWKDLEWIRDFWDGPMIIKGILDPEDAKDAVRFGADGIVVSNHGGRQLDGVLSTARALPPIADAVKGDIKILVDSGIRNGLDVVRMLAMGADLCMLGRAFIYALGAAGGAGVSNLLDLFEKEMRVAMTLTGAKSIQEITSDCLVKLDHELRG
- the dld gene encoding D-lactate dehydrogenase produces the protein MQAQAKSDAQRSIEKNVLAQLAKIVGAQHLLTQDKDTRLYRQGRRFGEGKVLAVVSPGSLLEQWQVLQAAVNADCIVIMQAANTGLTGGSTPFGDYDRPVVLLSTRRLVGIQVIQSGKQVICLPGATLDKLERELAGFDREPHSVIGSSCIGASVLGGVCNNSGGALVRRGPAYTELALYAQVNAAGELQLVNHLGIDLGNSPEEILKNLEQQHYQPSDIHSDDQCCASDQRYAHDVTQVDADTPARFNADPTRLFEASGSAGKVCVFAVRLDTFVKIPSQVFYVGTNSQEDLTEIRRFLLTELPRLPIAGEYIHRVAYDIGAKYGKDTFMFIEKFGTAKVPAAFAMKDKVDGYLEKWGMKGLSDKCLQLVTGLLPSHLPKRMNAFRDRYEHHLVLRIENQDVAQVEAFLKGYFSQTASAVADSQTAMGDYFLCDADEGRKAFLHRFAVAGAAIRYRDTHRSEVEDIVALDIALRRNDRQWVETLPTEMDQKILHKLYYGHFLCHVFHQDYIVRKGVDPIAMEHQMWHLLDDRGAEYPAEHNVGHLYIAKPALQKHYQLLDPSNQFNVGIGQTSKLKNWQ
- a CDS encoding fimbrial protein, whose protein sequence is MNTLKTSLSLIAAILCTGAAHAAETTGQVDFSGSVYSQTCTIATTSKDKKVILPPVRASALMTAGIASKENEKFDLVLSGCTAGMTAGVLFDQTNVDSANSGTLINTSTGASAAKNVNIQIELADGTAIKLNEQTKDHYREVVKDDVDQKYGYIARYFSTGKATAGSVTSYATFKVDYK
- the lldR gene encoding transcriptional regulator LldR codes for the protein MKVSDKVVQHLRLLIEQNNMQVGDRLPAERKLCEQLGVSRSSLREALQQLISLGMLVSKVGAGTYLQQLPSNWSQLKIVQPLSDLIDEDPTYRFDVQEARMILEGGTAWYAAQRSTPEDRIKIRHYYDQVSHFQALGDADQASLADAHFHLAIAEASHNLVLIQVMRGLFDLLQYNVVLGRRKVYSETHRFDQLHDQHFKVMDAIERQDPDAARSAVCGHIEFVVQQVRSIDEEEARHQRASRLKRITP
- the lldP gene encoding L-lactate permease; amino-acid sequence: MTMLQHWQQVYDPMGNIWLSSIVALIPIIFFFFALAIFRMKGSVAGTITVVLAVLVALFAYDMPATMAFASVVYGFFYGLWPISWIIIGAVFLYKVSVKTGQFNIIRSSILSVTEDQRLQMLLVGFSFGTFLEGAAGFGAPVAITAALLVGLGFKPLYAAGLCLIVNTAPVAFGAMGIPIIVAGQVSGVDTMEISQMVGRQLPFMVPIVLFWIMAIMDGWRGVKETWPAVIVASLSFSLAQYLTSNFVGPELPDITAAIASLVSLTLLLKFWKPKHIFRFELEKTAENDAAAAEVLNSQKQQYTIWQIAKAWSPFAILTAMVTIWSVQPFKALFAKGGALEDLVISIKVPFLHQLVQKMPPVVAEMKDYDAVFKFDWFSATGTAIFIAAIISIIYLKMKPREAVSTFFETVKELKTPIYSIGMVLSFAFIANYSGLSATLALALAHTGKAFTFFSPFLGWLGVFLTGSDTSANALFSALQATTAQQIGVPEVLLVAANTSGGVTGKMISPQSIAIACAAVGLVGKESDLFRFTVKHSITFTVMIGIMITLQAYVFPWMIP